Proteins encoded in a region of the Esox lucius isolate fEsoLuc1 chromosome 9, fEsoLuc1.pri, whole genome shotgun sequence genome:
- the LOC117594923 gene encoding uncharacterized histidine-rich protein DDB_G0274557-like, producing MQKLQCFVARFYGNDLYYFSQLVQCYLYLYSNPYLYLYSNPYYNHHPYLYLYSNPYHPYLYSNPYYNHHPYLYLYSNPYHPYLYSNPYYNHHLYLYSNPYLYLYSNPYYNHHPYLYLYSNPYLYLYSNPYYNHHPYLYLYSNPYYNHHPYLYLYSNPYPYLYSNPYYNHHPYLYLYSNPYYNHHPYLYLYSNPYYNHHPYLYSNPYLHPYLNSNPYYNHHPYLYLYSNPYLYSNPYNP from the coding sequence ATGCAAAAGCTGCAATGTTTTGTCGCTAGGTTTTATGGGAATGACTtatactatttcagtcaattaGTGCAATGCTACCTCTACCTTTACTCAAACCCCTACCTCTACCTTTACTCAAACCcctactacaaccaccacccctacctctacCTTTACTCAAACCCCTACCACCCCTACCTTTACTCAAACCcctactacaaccaccacccctacctctacCTTTACTCAAACCCCTACCACCCCTACCTTTACTCAAACCcctactacaaccaccacctCTACCTTTACTCAAACCCCTACCTCTACCTTTACTCAAACCcctactacaaccaccacccctacctctacCTTTACTCAAACCCCTACCTCTACCTTTACTCAAACCcctactacaaccaccacccctacctctacCTTTACTCAAACCcctactacaaccaccacccctacctctacCTTTACTCAAACCCCTACCCCTACCTTTACTCAAACCcctactacaaccaccacccctacctctacCTTTACTCAAACCcctactacaaccaccacccctacctctacCTTTACTCAAACCcctactacaaccaccacccctacctttACTCAAACCCCTACCTCCACCCCTACCTTAACTCAAATCcctactacaaccaccacccctacctctacCTTTACTCAAACCCCTACCTTTACTCAAACCCCTACAACCCCTAA
- the wdr83os gene encoding protein Asterix, translating into MSANNMTGPQRVNKIIRYKPPTTEANPTLEDPTPDYMNLLGMIFSMCGLMLKLKWCAWIAVYCSFISFANSRSSEDTKQMMSSFMLSISAVVMSYLQNPQPMSPPW; encoded by the exons ATGTCCGCAAACAATATGACAGGCCCACAAAGGGTCAACAAAATTATCCG ATACAAGCCCCCCACCACGGAGGCGAATCCCACCCTGGAAGACCCTACCCCAGACTACATGAACCTTCTCGGGATGATCTTTAGCATGTGTGGCCTGATGCTCAAG TTAAAGTGGTGTGCGTGGATAGCAGTGTACTGCTCATTCATCAGTTTTGCCAACTCAAGAAGCTCGGAAGACACCAAACAGATGATGAGCAGCTTCAT GTTGTCCATCTCGGCCGTGGTGATGTCATACCTCCAGAACCCACAGCCCATGTCGCCGCCGTGGTAA
- the wdr83 gene encoding WD repeat domain-containing protein 83 — MSFPQPKPEIPQVPQHLLRTIDCQQGAVRAVRFNADGNYLLSCGSDKSLKLWSVSRGTLLKTYSGHGYEVLDADGSYDNSQLCSCSSDKTVILWDVATGQVTRKLRGHAGKVNCVQFNEEATVILSGSIDGTVRCWDTRSRKFDPIQILDEARDGISSLKVSEHELLTGSVDGRVRRYDLRMGQLHVDFINSPVTCVCFSADAQCTLTSSLDSTVRLLDKSTGEMLGEYTGHTMKGYKLDCCLSSKDTHILSCSEDGHVYCWDLVEGSLTLKLPVGKAVVQSLSFHPSETFLLTSMEGRVQVWGVEPEETEEDGDVVVVKKEKV; from the exons ATGTCGTTCCCCCAACCCAAACCTGAGATCCCTCAGGTCCCGCAACACCTACTCAGGACCATAGACTGTCAACAAGGTGCTGTTAGAGCTGTACGATTCAATG CTGACGGTAACTACTTGCTATCCTGTGGTAGCGACAAATCTCTGAAGCTGTGGAGCGTGAGTAGGGGAACGCTACTGAAGACGTACAGCGGTCATGGATACGAGGTGCTGGATGCTGatgg TTCCTATGACAACAGCCAGCTGTGTTCCTGCAGCTCGGACAAGACTGTGATTCTGTGGGACGTGGCAACCGGCCAGGTCACCCGGAAACTTCGTGGTCATGCTGGG AAAGTCAACTGTGTCCAGTTCAATGAAGAGGCTACCGTCATCCTATCTG gttcCATTGATGGTACAGTGCGGTGCTGGGACACCAGATCCAGAAAGTTTGACCCCATTCAGATTCTGGATGAGGCCCGGGATGGCATCAGCAGTCTGAAGGTGTCAGAACATGAGCTACTCACCGG CTCCGTGGATGGGAGAGTGAGACGCTACGACCTGCGGATGGGACAGCTGCATGTGGACTTCATCAACA GCCCCGTCACGTGCGTGTGTTTCAGTGCGGACGCCCAGTGCACCCTGACCTCCAGCCTGGACTCGACCGTCAGGCTCCTGGACAAGAGCACCGGGGAGATGCTGGGAGAATACACCGGCCACACCATGAAGGGCTACAAGCTGGACTGCTGCCTGTCCAGTAAGGACACCCACATACTGAGTTGCTCTGAGGACGGCCACGTGTACTGCTGGGACCTGGTGGAG GGCTCTCTGACGCTGAAGCTGCCTGTCGGGAAAGCTGTCGTCCAATCGCTGTCCTTTCACCCGTCGGAAACCTTCCTCCTCACATCCATGGAGGGGCGGGTCCAGGTGTGGGGGGTGGAGCCAGAGGAAACAGAGGAGGATGGGGATGTTGTAGTTGTGAAAAAGGAGAAGGTGTAG
- the LOC109616089 gene encoding persephin, producing MTRSLLKLAVLLFCVQRGEGHWLSALLEQRRQASSFPSEEERRGGGESTEENDNAGVESSGFVDQLDIMSPQIPTRSRRSSNECGLRSVLLRVRDLDLGYDADETILFKYCGGECPRVLSNHDLTVGNLMVRGALPDLGASGGWQSGPCCRPTHHEDLAFLDNAHHWHKVEKLSAAGCTCVG from the exons ATGACGAGGTCTCTGCTGAAGCTGGCTGTCCTGCTGTTCTGCGTGCAGCGAGGAGAGGGCCACTGGCTGTCGGCGCTACTGG AGCAGCGAAGGCAGGCATCATCATTCCCATCagaggaggaaagaagagggggaggagagtcCACTGAAGAGAACGACAACGCCGGCGTAGAAAGCTCAGGATTCGTAGACCAATTGGACATCATGTCGCCCCAAATCCCAACGCGGTCCCGTCGCTCTAGCAACGAGTGCGGTCTGCGCTCCGTCCTCCTCCGGGTACGTGACCTGGATCTGGGCTACGACGCGGACGAGACCATCCTCTTCAAGTACTGCGGTGGCGAGTGTCCCCGGGTCCTCTCCAACCATGACCTGACCGTTGGCAACCTGATGGTGAGGGGCGCCCTGCCTGACTTAGGGGCCAGCGGGGGGTGGCAGAGTGGCCCGTGCTGTCGGCCGACCCACCACGAGGACCTGGCGTTCCTGGACAATGCCCATCACTGGCACAAGGTGGAGAAGCTGTCGGCTGCTGGGTGTACCTGTGTGGGTTAA